In one window of Nocardiopsis aegyptia DNA:
- a CDS encoding anthrone oxygenase family protein: protein MVETMHALVPVSAVVLSGLFAGLFFAFSIAVMPGLARVGDRAMIEAMQGMNAAILNPWFAVVFVGAPVTVLASLVLHASSGEAGAAVFSAASLVLLVAVYVITFGVNVPRNNALEQAGPAERVGDPAEVRAAFEGVWVRWNHVRTLASAAALVCAVMAH, encoded by the coding sequence GCGCTCGTGCCGGTGTCGGCGGTGGTGCTGTCCGGGCTCTTCGCCGGGCTGTTCTTCGCGTTCTCGATCGCGGTGATGCCGGGGCTGGCGCGGGTGGGCGACCGCGCGATGATCGAGGCGATGCAGGGTATGAACGCCGCCATCCTCAACCCGTGGTTCGCGGTGGTGTTCGTGGGGGCGCCGGTGACGGTGCTGGCCTCGCTGGTGCTGCACGCGAGTTCGGGTGAGGCGGGGGCCGCGGTGTTCTCGGCGGCCTCGCTGGTGCTGCTGGTGGCGGTGTACGTGATCACCTTCGGGGTGAACGTGCCGCGCAACAACGCTCTGGAGCAGGCCGGCCCGGCCGAGCGGGTCGGTGATCCCGCGGAGGTGCGGGCGGCCTTCGAGGGTGTGTGGGTGCGCTGGAACCATGTGCGGACGCTGGCGTCCGCGGCCGCGCTGGTGTGCGCGGTGATGGCGCACTGA